In Quercus robur chromosome 10, dhQueRobu3.1, whole genome shotgun sequence, a genomic segment contains:
- the LOC126702532 gene encoding ras-related protein RABA6b gives MAESFDEECDYLFKAVLIGDSGVGKSNLLSRFAKDEFRLDSKPTIGVEFAYRNIKVADKLIKAQIWDTAGQERFRAITSSYYRGALGALLVYDITRRATFENVKKWVRELRQFGSADMVVILVGNKSDLSHSREVNEEEGKSLAEAEGLCFMETSALENKNVQESFLQMITKIHEITSQKSLEAKTFETSTTLGRGKEIISIDEVTATKQPSCCSS, from the exons ATGGCTGAATCATTTGATGAAGAGTGTGATTACCTATTCAAGGCTGTTCTTATTGGAGATTCTGGGGTTGGAAAATCAAATCTTCTCTCAAGGTTTGCAAAAGATGAATTTCGCTTAGATTCAAAGCCAACCATAGGGGTTGAATTTGCTTACCGGAATATAAAGGTTGCTGACAAACTCATCAAAGCCCAGATATGGGACACTGCTGGCCAAGAAAG GTTTAGAGCCATTACCAGTTCATACTACCGTGGAGCACTAGGTGCGTTGCTAGTTTATGACATAACCAGGCGAGCAACGTTTGAGAATGTGAAGAAATGGGTGCGAGAGCTGAGACAATTTGGCAGTGCAGACATGGTGGTTATTCTTGTGGGGAACAAATCTGATTTGAGTCACTCTAGAGAAGTGaatgaggaagaaggaaaaagtcTTGCCGAGGCAGAAGGTTTATGTTTCATGGAAACATCTGCGTTAGAGAATAAGAATGTGCAGGAATCATTTTTACAAATGATTACTAAAATCCATGAAATCACAAGCCAAAAAAGTTTAGAAGCTAAAACATTCGAAACATCAACAACTCTTGGCCGTGGGAAAGAAATAATTAGTATTGATGAAGTTACGGCAACTAAACAACCTAGCTGTTGCTCAAGCTAG